The genomic region GAATCAAGATTGACGGCAAACCACTTCAGTATGCCCAGATAGCAGCAAAGGCATATACAGGAAAGATTGCTCTTCCTCCGGAATCATGGAAAAAAGTCCTGCTGGAAAAAGCAGGAATTACTGAAACCCAGGGATTCATGGAAATGAGGGAGAACAGTTGTCTGTATCTTCTTTATGTTGAAGAATAAGAGAGAAACTTAGTTTTTATTTTGAAGCCAGTTGATGATAACTGGCTTTTATTTTAGTATCGATATCCTACAACAGATTAGATGATGACAATTATTTTTTTGATTTCTGTTTTGAGTGGGCAAGAGTAGTAATACTTAAACCAGCCCAAAGGGCACGGCGAAGCCGGCGCTTTATCATCAGAAAAAGCAAAATCTGCATATAATACATACAATCCTTTGCTTACAGGCTTTCGTAGAATTGTCTGTGTGAATTTAGTAATCTAATGGATTATCTTCTATATGGCATCATTGGAACGTACCGCCTGCGGCGGATGGTTGTGTTGTTTTTAGATTGCCAATTTTTTGTGGAAATGAAATAAGGCAAAGGCTGTATTGTAGAGCTATCAGAAACAGGAGTTAACTATATACAACCTTAAAACTGATTTTCTAGTAATGAATTCTATTGTCATTTTTCTTTTGTCTTTACTTTTAATTCTCTTCCTCACAGCAAAACTCAGATTGCATCCTTTTATCGGGCTTATTCTCACATCTGTCATCACCGGAATGCTTGCAGGTGAAGCATCCACAACAATTGAAACTATTACAACCGGAATGGGGAAAGTTTTCTCACATTTTGCTATAATTATCGCATCAGGAAGTATCATAGGTCTTATTCTGCACAGAACCGGTGGAGCAAAACTAATTGCATCTGACATCATAAAGATATCTAGAAAACCTCTTTTCGGACTGAATATACTTGGATTTATCTTCGCAGTTCCTCTTATGTGCTGTATCCTTGCCTATGTGATATTCATCCCGGTTGCAAAGGAGATAAGGATTAGAGAAGGATTACCAAAAGTCCTTACGGCATCAGTACTTGTTTTTGGAACACTTGCATCATACAATCTAGTTTATCCGTCCCCGGTTGTTTATTCTGCAGTTTATGAATTGGGAATAAAAACTAGTGATATTCTGTTCCCGGGAGTTGTTATTGCATTTATTGTTTCGATTGCAGGTTACTTTTATGCTATGAAATTCTGTAAAACAGGAAATTTTAGCGATTTCATAGTAGACAATGAAACGGAAAATGAGAATATGATTACTTCTGGCAGGATTGCTGCCTATTCACCAATAGCTATTCCTGTTGTGTTAATCCTTACAGATGTATTCACAAACATTCCGCTATTTGATATTCTTGGTGAACCTGACATGGCACTGCTAATTGGAGTTGTCATGGCTATATTCTTTGCATACAGGCAGTACAACTTTAATTCTGCAAGAGAATGGGTTGAAAAAGCAATCAAAAGAAGTGGAGTTGTAATTCTTGACATGTGTGGAGGCGGTGCGCTTGGTGCCACCCTTGCAATGACAGGTGTTGGTCAGGAGATGGGAACCCTTCTTGCCGGATTACCTTTACCTGCAATACTTGTTCCTTTTCTAATTTCGGTCGCCATACAGAGTGTTCAGGGTTCCCGTGTTGTTACGATGCTGGTCACACCTTCAATAGTTATACCTCTTGTACCGGTTCTTGGTCTGCCACCTGAGATAGTGCTTTTTTCAATGGCATCAGGAACATTTCTTATATCACACTTCAATGACCCGTTCTTCTGGATATATAAGGATCTGGCGGAACTGGAAACTAAGGAGGTTCTGAAAAGCTATACTCTAGGTGGGGTTGTGATGGGAATGTGCAGTTTAATGCTTACAGGTGTAGCGTATCTGCTATTATATTAAAACTACAAATATCAAAGTAAATTTCAAACTAATTGATTCAAAAAAGAAAAGAGCTGACCGGTCAGACCGGCCTTCTATTTTAATGTTTAATGATGTGCGTGTTCGTCTTCAGCCTTTTGCTTTTCCCATGCCTCGTATGCTTCGTTGATAGAAGCAAGGCATTTCTTGCACAGACCTATTGTGTCTTCCTCAGCACCCTTTGAGAATGAAGGTCTGCTGATTGTTACATCGTGAAGCTGTGCAATTGCACCGCAGAAGTCACATACACCTGCTGTTCCGCAGCTTGAAGATTCTTCCAGTGCATCATGGGCTTTTTTGCCTGCATTGAGACATCCTTCGCAAAGTCCCTGCCACATACCATGAGGA from Methanolobus tindarius DSM 2278 harbors:
- a CDS encoding GntP family permease; translated protein: MNSIVIFLLSLLLILFLTAKLRLHPFIGLILTSVITGMLAGEASTTIETITTGMGKVFSHFAIIIASGSIIGLILHRTGGAKLIASDIIKISRKPLFGLNILGFIFAVPLMCCILAYVIFIPVAKEIRIREGLPKVLTASVLVFGTLASYNLVYPSPVVYSAVYELGIKTSDILFPGVVIAFIVSIAGYFYAMKFCKTGNFSDFIVDNETENENMITSGRIAAYSPIAIPVVLILTDVFTNIPLFDILGEPDMALLIGVVMAIFFAYRQYNFNSAREWVEKAIKRSGVVILDMCGGGALGATLAMTGVGQEMGTLLAGLPLPAILVPFLISVAIQSVQGSRVVTMLVTPSIVIPLVPVLGLPPEIVLFSMASGTFLISHFNDPFFWIYKDLAELETKEVLKSYTLGGVVMGMCSLMLTGVAYLLLY
- the fpoO gene encoding F420H2 dehydrogenase subunit FpoO, which codes for MTDCDLCGVGIPTVVPVRVFKPKYEQSYPHGMWQGLCEGCLNAGKKAHDALEESSSCGTAGVCDFCGAIAQLHDVTISRPSFSKGAEEDTIGLCKKCLASINEAYEAWEKQKAEDEHAHH